Proteins from a single region of Myxococcaceae bacterium JPH2:
- a CDS encoding DNA polymerase III subunit delta produces the protein MDEVLKEVKDGRVWPLYLLWGEEFLVRRGADELVKALVPDAAMGLNLVALDAASPREVAQEVATLPLFPGRKVVLVRDPEFLAPKKGRGDALAKAREAWKAGKRKEGARRLLALAGRAGWGVEKLDPNAAGAPTVEQWKDELNVELADADLAFLKEAAAFCREERISAPEGDASALLDLLNKGVPAGHALVLAATDVDSRNPLLKFAQDKGRLVERKVAARHKDLDLTELSREFLAPFKKKLGPGALEGLKERIGGNIRLLQSELEKLATYADGPTIDASDVALLVHHAREEEFFELTEALQKRELHAALAYAEDAMGQGTHALQLLGAVASIVRSLLENHAWLEKYAGGTPPRTGRDVEARILPKLEAELKATKRKMPNAWALAFGMQAAARYERRELLDAVVACADADLALKSSGNGRLVIERLLWTVCERT, from the coding sequence ATGGACGAGGTGTTGAAGGAGGTGAAGGACGGCCGCGTGTGGCCGCTGTACCTCCTGTGGGGCGAGGAGTTCCTGGTGCGTCGCGGCGCCGACGAGCTCGTCAAGGCGCTGGTGCCAGATGCGGCCATGGGGCTCAACCTGGTGGCGCTGGACGCGGCCTCGCCGCGCGAGGTGGCGCAAGAGGTGGCCACCCTGCCGCTGTTCCCCGGGCGCAAGGTGGTGTTGGTTCGCGACCCGGAGTTCCTCGCGCCCAAGAAGGGACGTGGCGACGCGCTGGCCAAGGCGCGCGAGGCGTGGAAGGCGGGCAAGCGCAAGGAAGGCGCGCGGCGGCTGCTCGCGCTGGCGGGGCGAGCGGGCTGGGGCGTGGAGAAGTTGGATCCGAACGCGGCGGGCGCGCCCACGGTGGAGCAGTGGAAGGACGAGCTCAACGTGGAGCTGGCGGACGCGGACCTCGCGTTCCTGAAGGAGGCCGCGGCCTTCTGCCGTGAGGAGCGGATCAGCGCGCCGGAAGGTGACGCCTCGGCGCTGTTGGACCTCTTGAACAAGGGGGTGCCCGCGGGGCACGCGCTGGTGCTGGCCGCCACGGACGTGGACTCGCGCAACCCGCTGCTCAAGTTCGCCCAGGACAAGGGGCGTCTGGTCGAGCGCAAGGTGGCCGCGCGCCACAAGGACCTGGACCTCACGGAGCTGTCCCGCGAGTTCCTGGCGCCCTTCAAGAAGAAGCTGGGGCCCGGAGCGCTGGAGGGGCTCAAGGAGCGCATCGGCGGCAACATCCGCCTGCTCCAGTCCGAGCTGGAGAAGCTGGCCACCTACGCCGACGGCCCGACCATCGACGCCTCGGACGTGGCGTTGCTGGTGCATCACGCGCGCGAGGAGGAGTTCTTCGAGCTGACCGAGGCCCTCCAGAAGCGAGAGCTGCACGCGGCGCTGGCCTACGCGGAGGACGCGATGGGGCAGGGCACGCACGCGCTCCAGTTGTTGGGGGCGGTGGCCTCCATCGTGCGGTCGCTCCTGGAGAACCACGCGTGGCTGGAAAAGTACGCGGGCGGCACGCCGCCTCGCACGGGCCGCGACGTGGAGGCCCGCATCCTCCCGAAGCTGGAAGCGGAGCTGAAGGCCACCAAGCGCAAGATGCCCAACGCGTGGGCGCTTGCGTTCGGCATGCAGGCGGCGGCGCGCTACGAGCGCCGCGAGCTGCTCGATGCCGTGGTGGCCTGCGCGGACGCGGACCTGGCGCTCAAGTCCTCCGGCAACGGCCGCCTGGTCATCGAGCGCCTGCTCTGGACGGTCTGCGAGCGGACCTGA
- the holB gene encoding DNA polymerase III subunit delta', whose protein sequence is MTLASVLGQPRAIDSLQAALRAGAVHHACLFAGPEGVGKERAAVGLAMALTCPERPDVGCGECGSCTRIARGLHPDVTWLMPDDERVSRGLAGRSDFTGTPSREIRVEQIRQLQERVALRGLESRRKVALIVSAQAMNVQAQNAFLKTLEEPPADTTLILVASAIDRLLPTIRSRCSKVHFGPLPAALIAQRVQQERKLDAATAGLAAVMSGGSLGRALALDLDALAERKDGVTAFESLRGDDIPALLRFADAHGGSRDDAEGMLDLLLLWTRDVALAKAGGEHLANADLVSLAREVAARTSEAGLHRRHALLESARTAIVARNGSPRLQLERMLIELFLEAR, encoded by the coding sequence ATGACGCTCGCCTCCGTGCTGGGACAGCCCCGCGCGATTGATTCACTCCAGGCGGCCCTGCGCGCGGGCGCGGTGCATCACGCCTGCTTGTTCGCTGGGCCTGAAGGGGTAGGGAAGGAGCGGGCCGCGGTGGGGTTGGCCATGGCCCTGACGTGCCCGGAGCGGCCCGACGTGGGCTGTGGCGAGTGCGGTAGTTGCACGCGCATCGCCCGAGGACTGCACCCGGACGTGACGTGGCTCATGCCGGATGACGAGCGCGTGTCGCGCGGACTCGCGGGGCGCTCGGATTTCACCGGCACGCCGAGCCGTGAGATTCGCGTGGAGCAGATCCGCCAGCTCCAGGAGCGCGTGGCGTTGCGCGGCCTGGAGTCGCGGCGCAAGGTGGCCCTCATCGTCAGCGCCCAGGCGATGAACGTGCAGGCGCAGAACGCCTTCCTGAAGACGCTGGAGGAGCCGCCCGCGGACACCACGCTCATCCTGGTGGCGAGCGCCATCGATCGGCTCCTGCCCACCATCCGCAGCCGGTGCAGCAAGGTGCACTTTGGACCGCTGCCCGCGGCGCTCATCGCCCAGCGGGTGCAGCAAGAGCGCAAGCTGGACGCGGCGACGGCGGGGCTGGCCGCGGTGATGTCGGGAGGCAGCCTTGGGCGCGCGCTCGCGTTGGACCTGGATGCGCTGGCGGAGCGCAAGGACGGGGTGACCGCCTTCGAGTCGCTGCGCGGTGACGACATCCCAGCCCTCCTGCGGTTCGCGGACGCGCACGGCGGTTCGCGCGACGACGCGGAGGGCATGCTGGACCTGTTGCTCTTGTGGACGCGCGACGTGGCGCTGGCCAAGGCGGGCGGTGAGCACCTGGCCAACGCGGACCTGGTGTCCCTGGCGCGCGAGGTGGCCGCGCGCACTTCCGAGGCGGGGCTGCACCGTCGGCACGCGCTGCTCGAGTCGGCGCGGACGGCCATCGTCGCGCGCAACGGCTCGCCGAGGCTCCAGTTGGAGCGGATGCTCATCGAACTGTTCCTGGAGGCGCGGTGA
- a CDS encoding mechanosensitive ion channel family protein, translating into MLPFLQSNLSLAVGAVLAVLLLGALAATSDKDLRRDLRGALRLIIAFVVLRLAAWALPDTSHKAALKLVRVAWMLMFAFGVIRAGVGIGLKLWRLRSPGTTPKILRDVIDFTLYALAAVPILQTQLNLDLAGLVATSAVLSVVIGLALQETLGNLFAGLSLQLDRPFEVGDIVHIGEHSGRVVHLGWRSIRIATFRRELITLPNGMVAKEKVKNYSQRHEPVGVDVSLGLSYDAPPNRVKQALVEVAQEIPHILVEPPPFARTVSFDESCVRYMVRFFLSDFTLAETVKEELHTRLWYRLRRDSIDIPFPQRTVHVRQETRRLELSEETVHELLRAVDLFSPLGTSELERLRREVAVRRFGRGERIIQEGEEGRTFYVVGSGEVSVRAGKAQAEVTRLGRGSYIGEMSLLTGEKRAATVVAMEDSVLLELDRPTFGRLFSEHPQLAGQLSRLLAQRRTQLRAVAEAHGASVDPTPEAGRILGRLRQIFGLAHE; encoded by the coding sequence TTGCTTCCCTTCCTTCAGAGCAATCTCTCCCTCGCGGTGGGGGCCGTGCTGGCCGTCCTCCTGCTGGGCGCCCTCGCGGCCACCTCCGACAAGGACCTGCGCCGGGACCTGCGGGGCGCGCTGCGGCTCATCATCGCCTTCGTGGTGCTGCGGCTGGCCGCGTGGGCGCTGCCGGACACCTCGCACAAGGCGGCGCTGAAGCTCGTGCGCGTGGCGTGGATGCTGATGTTCGCCTTTGGCGTCATCCGCGCCGGGGTGGGCATCGGGCTCAAGCTGTGGCGGCTGCGCTCTCCGGGCACCACGCCGAAGATCCTCCGCGACGTCATCGACTTCACGCTCTACGCGCTGGCCGCGGTGCCCATCCTCCAGACGCAGCTCAACCTGGACCTGGCCGGGCTCGTCGCCACGTCCGCGGTGCTGTCGGTGGTCATCGGTCTGGCGCTCCAGGAGACGCTGGGCAACCTCTTCGCGGGCCTGTCGCTCCAGTTGGACCGCCCCTTCGAGGTGGGCGACATCGTCCACATCGGCGAGCACAGCGGTCGCGTGGTGCACCTGGGCTGGCGCTCCATCCGGATTGCCACCTTCCGGCGTGAGCTCATCACCCTGCCCAACGGCATGGTGGCCAAGGAGAAGGTGAAGAACTACTCCCAGCGCCACGAGCCGGTGGGCGTGGACGTGTCGCTCGGGCTCTCGTACGACGCGCCGCCCAACCGCGTGAAGCAGGCGCTCGTGGAGGTGGCCCAGGAGATTCCGCACATCCTCGTGGAGCCTCCGCCCTTCGCGCGCACGGTGTCCTTCGACGAGTCGTGCGTGCGCTACATGGTGCGCTTCTTCCTCTCGGACTTCACGCTGGCGGAGACCGTCAAGGAAGAGCTGCACACGCGGCTGTGGTACCGGCTGCGCCGCGACAGCATCGACATCCCGTTCCCCCAGCGCACCGTGCACGTGCGTCAGGAGACGCGGCGCCTGGAGCTGTCCGAGGAGACGGTTCACGAGCTGCTGCGCGCGGTGGACCTGTTCAGCCCGCTGGGCACCTCGGAGCTGGAGCGCCTGCGCCGCGAGGTGGCGGTGCGCCGCTTCGGCCGCGGCGAGCGGATCATCCAGGAGGGCGAGGAGGGCCGGACCTTCTACGTGGTGGGCTCCGGCGAAGTCAGCGTGCGCGCGGGCAAGGCGCAGGCGGAGGTCACCCGGCTGGGGCGCGGCAGCTACATCGGGGAGATGTCGCTGCTCACGGGCGAGAAGCGCGCCGCCACGGTGGTGGCGATGGAGGACTCGGTGCTGCTGGAGCTGGATCGGCCCACCTTCGGGCGGCTCTTCTCCGAGCATCCGCAGCTCGCCGGGCAGCTGTCCCGCCTGCTGGCCCAGCGGCGCACCCAGCTTCGCGCCGTGGCCGAGGCGCATGGCGCCAGCGTGGACCCCACCCCCGAGGCGGGCAGGATCCTGGGGCGGCTGCGGCAGATCTTCGGTCTCGCCCACGAGTAG
- a CDS encoding ABC transporter permease: MDTLRQDIRYALRTLSRTPGFTLAAALTLALAIGANTVLFSAIHAVLMRPLPFPRAESLVRIWDTQEAIERASVSQPELLGWREQTHAFSQLAAFDHVDYNRQGIDTPERVRGGRVTTNFFTLLAVTPSLGRDFTEEDAPAAAPSSRVMISHGFWKRAMNAAPDVVGQTLVLDGRSHTVVGVLPESFSFPEYTEDVDVWVPQWMDPQRHGMHHLAVLGRLAPGRTVETASAELARVAGPISHVNAGEKPHGVRVVSWRESLVEGTRPVLWTLWAAVGFVLLIACANVANLMLVRALGRQRDGAIRAALGAPRARQVQQALVESVLLALLGGAVGMLLVLWGLELVRTLLPPNMIRMAPMELSGTALLFSFGLSVGTGVLFGLAPALYMSTVDAMGVLRGSSRSVSGTSNPLRSGLVAVQLALALVLLVGTVLMVRTLDNVQHVDLGFDPHGVLTVRLSQPLSQSPEDLTRRAALFEQMRQRLATLPGVEAAGFVNDAPLGGSNSNGDFVIDGRGAPPEGQRWLTELRVATPDYFRAMRIALRSGRTFESGDISSSAPVVIINESFARRYFPGEEPLGKRIRVDWTDAEPYREIIGVVGDVRHERLTEPAKPESYVPLTQFPWPTMTLVLRTRGEPTTMLSSVRNEVRAVDSTLPVQDLRPFDSRLENELRRPMAVTRLLGCFALLALVLAGVGVYGVMAYAVSQRTRELGIRLALGEHPSSVLRLVLGQGMRLTLVGVAVGVVAALACTRLMASMLYGVNANEPFILGGVALTLAFVALLASGVPAWRASRVPPTVALRAE, translated from the coding sequence ATGGACACCCTTCGCCAGGACATTCGCTACGCGCTGCGCACCTTGTCGCGCACCCCCGGCTTCACCTTGGCCGCCGCCCTGACGTTGGCGCTCGCCATCGGGGCCAACACCGTCCTGTTCAGCGCCATCCATGCCGTGCTGATGCGCCCCCTGCCCTTCCCCCGCGCCGAGTCGCTGGTGCGCATCTGGGACACGCAGGAGGCCATCGAGCGCGCCTCCGTGTCCCAGCCCGAGCTGCTGGGGTGGCGCGAGCAGACGCATGCCTTCTCGCAGCTCGCCGCGTTTGACCACGTGGACTACAACCGCCAGGGCATCGACACGCCGGAGCGGGTGCGGGGCGGTCGCGTCACGACCAACTTCTTCACGCTGCTCGCCGTGACGCCCTCGCTCGGCCGGGACTTCACGGAGGAGGACGCCCCGGCTGCCGCGCCCTCCTCGCGCGTCATGATCAGCCACGGCTTCTGGAAGCGCGCGATGAACGCGGCGCCGGACGTGGTGGGCCAGACGCTGGTGCTGGACGGGCGCAGCCACACGGTGGTGGGGGTGCTGCCCGAGTCCTTCTCCTTCCCGGAGTACACCGAGGACGTCGACGTGTGGGTGCCGCAGTGGATGGATCCGCAGCGGCACGGCATGCACCACCTGGCCGTGCTGGGACGCCTGGCTCCGGGACGCACGGTGGAGACGGCGAGCGCGGAGCTGGCGCGGGTGGCGGGCCCCATCTCGCACGTGAACGCCGGAGAGAAGCCCCATGGCGTGCGCGTGGTGTCGTGGCGCGAGTCGCTGGTGGAGGGCACGCGCCCGGTCCTCTGGACGCTCTGGGCCGCGGTGGGCTTCGTGCTCCTCATCGCCTGCGCGAACGTGGCCAACCTGATGCTGGTGCGCGCGCTCGGGCGGCAGCGCGATGGCGCCATCCGCGCCGCGCTCGGCGCTCCCCGTGCGCGGCAGGTGCAGCAAGCGCTGGTGGAGAGCGTCCTCCTCGCGTTGCTCGGTGGGGCCGTGGGCATGCTGCTCGTGCTCTGGGGCCTGGAGCTGGTGCGCACGCTCCTGCCGCCCAACATGATCCGCATGGCGCCGATGGAGCTGAGCGGCACGGCGCTCCTCTTCAGCTTCGGGCTGTCGGTGGGCACCGGCGTGCTCTTCGGGCTCGCGCCCGCGCTCTACATGTCCACGGTGGACGCGATGGGCGTCCTGCGGGGCTCCAGCCGCTCGGTGTCCGGCACCAGCAATCCGCTGCGCAGCGGGCTCGTGGCGGTGCAGCTCGCGCTGGCGCTGGTGCTGCTCGTGGGCACGGTGCTCATGGTGCGCACGCTCGACAACGTCCAGCACGTGGACCTGGGCTTCGATCCGCACGGCGTGCTGACGGTGCGCCTGTCGCAGCCGCTGTCGCAGAGCCCCGAGGACCTCACCCGGCGCGCGGCCCTCTTCGAGCAGATGCGGCAGCGGCTCGCGACGCTGCCCGGGGTGGAGGCCGCGGGCTTCGTCAACGACGCGCCGCTCGGAGGAAGCAACAGCAACGGAGACTTCGTCATCGACGGGCGGGGCGCGCCTCCGGAAGGCCAGCGCTGGCTCACCGAGCTGCGCGTGGCCACCCCGGACTACTTCCGCGCCATGCGCATTGCCCTGCGGAGCGGGAGAACGTTCGAAAGCGGAGACATCTCGAGCTCGGCGCCCGTGGTCATCATCAACGAGTCGTTCGCGCGGCGGTACTTCCCGGGTGAGGAGCCGCTGGGCAAGCGGATCCGCGTGGACTGGACGGACGCGGAGCCCTACCGGGAGATCATCGGCGTGGTGGGCGACGTGCGCCACGAGCGCCTCACCGAGCCGGCCAAGCCCGAGTCCTACGTGCCGCTCACGCAGTTCCCATGGCCCACCATGACGCTGGTGCTGCGCACGCGCGGCGAGCCCACGACGATGCTGTCCTCGGTGCGCAACGAGGTTCGGGCCGTGGACAGCACCCTGCCCGTCCAGGACCTGCGCCCGTTCGATTCCCGACTGGAAAACGAGCTGCGACGTCCCATGGCCGTCACTCGACTCCTGGGGTGCTTCGCGCTGCTCGCGCTCGTGCTGGCCGGAGTGGGCGTCTACGGCGTCATGGCCTACGCGGTGAGTCAACGCACGCGGGAGCTGGGCATCCGGCTGGCGCTCGGAGAGCACCCCAGCTCGGTGCTGCGCCTCGTGCTCGGCCAGGGCATGCGCCTGACGCTCGTGGGCGTCGCCGTGGGCGTGGTGGCCGCGCTCGCGTGCACGCGCCTCATGGCGAGCATGCTGTACGGCGTGAACGCCAACGAGCCCTTCATCCTGGGCGGGGTGGCATTGACCCTGGCTTTTGTCGCGCTGCTGGCCAGCGGCGTGCCGGCGTGGCGCGCCAGCCGGGTGCCGCCCACGGTGGCCCTCCGCGCGGAGTAG